Below is a window of Yersinia kristensenii DNA.
AATACACTGGCTTATCGGCATTATACAACGGCGCTACACTGAGTCCGATTATTCCTCTAACGGAGCATTACCATGCAGCGCATTGATAAAATCTATATCAACGGACAATTTGTCACCCCGCACGGCGAGGAGTGGTTCTCTCTTTACAACCCGGCGACAGAAGAAGTCATTGGTCAGGTTCGTCTGGCCGATGCCGAGGATGCTAAACACGCCATCGCCGCCGCAAAAGCGGCTTTACCGGCGTTTTCCCGCACCAGCAAAGCCGAGCGTATTGCGCTTTTGACGCGCATGCGCGATGCCCTCGCGGCGCGCAAAGATGACTTGGCAGAAGCGATTATTGAAGAATACGGTGCTCCCGCTGCTCGTTCCGGCTGGATGACCGACTTCCCGGTCATGGCGATTGAATCCGCCATTGAGCAGCTCAAGAGTTATGAGTTTGAAAAACAAGCCGGAAATGCGCGAGTTTTAATGACGCCAGTGGGGGTGGCCGGGTTAATTACCCCTTGGAACAGCGATGCGGGCTTCATCTGCGGTAAATTAGCCACGGCCCTCTCTGCCGGTTGTACTGCGGTGATTAAACCCAGTGAAATGAGTGCGCTCCAGACACAAATCGTGACCGAGGCGCTGCACGCCGCCGGTTTACCTGCCGGAGTGTTTAATATCGTCACTGGGCGCGGTGAAGTGGTCGGTGCTGAAATGAGCAACAGCAACGAGGTAGCAAAAATCTCATTCACCGGCTCAACTGCCACCGGCAAAGCTATTTTGCGCAGTGCCGCTGAAAGCTTTAAACGTGTGACACTTGAATTGGGCGGTAAATCGCCGACGATTATTCTTGATGATGCCAACATTGAAGAAGCCGTCCCTTTGGCGATAGCCGCCGGTTTTATCAATAGCGGCCAAGCCTGTATCGCGGGGACGCGTATCCTGGTGCCCGAATCGCGCAAGGTCGAGTTTGAAACCGCGCTGGCTCAGGTGGTTTCGCAGACACATTCGGGCAATCCGCGCGATCAGCACACCGACATTGGCCCGATGGTGAGTCAAAAACAGTGGGAGCGAGTACAGCATTATATCCAACTCGGAATTGATGAAGGCGCTCGGGTGCTGAGTGGCGGCGTCGGTCGCCCGGAAGGCATGGTGCGCGGCTGGTGTGTGAAGCCCACCCTGTTTACCGATGTGCGTAATGATATGACCATCGCCCGTGAGGAAATTTTTGGGCCGGTGCTGTCGATTATCAGTTATCGCGACGAAGCTGAAGCTATTGCTATCGCGAATGACACCCAATATGGGCTAAGTGCGCTGGTGCTCACGGGCAATAAGGCACGCGGGGCTCGTGTCGCGGAACAGATAGAATCAGGCCGCGTGTTGATTAACACCCTCGAACATGAACCTAAAGCGCCGTTTGGTGGTGTCAAACACTCCGGCATCGGGCGTGAAATGGGCGTGTGGGGGCTGGAGGCTTTCCTCGAACCGAAAGCCATTCTCGCCGCCAGATGATTTTTTAGTCAGCCAAAGCCCATTTTGTTACACCGAGACTCGCGGAGCGACTGCACCGATGGGCGCTCCGGTCGCTTACGCGACTACGACCCATTCGGCACATTTCCCCACTTATCAACTTTGTAAACAATCTGAACCCGCCTTAATGGCGGGTTTCTTTATACTCAAATAAGCTTACAGCTCCCATGCCCGTTGCTGTAAAACCACTCGATAACCATCTGTATCTTCGAAAGTTTTACCACTGACATCCCAATAAGGGTTATAAGACGCTACAGCACGAAAACCAGCAGCCAACATTTGCTGGCACTGCGCCGCCCACTGCGTTTCATCCGGCAAATAAAATACTAATAAATTATCCTGCGTGGGTGCAAAACCTACCCGCGTGCCGCGGTGATGAGTAAACTCTATATGGTAAGCGTGGTGTGGATGACCCAGAATGGCACCATCAAATCCTTGATGATCCGTAAAACTGCCCAACGGGGTGAACCCTAAGCCGTGACAGTACATCTCGCTGATTAATATCAGATTATCTGTGGCTCTGGCCACTCGCATTACCGAGATTTGTGGCAATACGGGTGTTTCCTGTGCGAAGCCCGTAGCGAGCAAATCCATAGGTTTGGATGACATCTGGCTCTCCCCTGATAACACATTTGAATGCTGAGACTAAAAATGAAAATAAGACCTGCCCAACCTGCTGATTACCCTGCCATCTTACAGTTGCAATCACAAAATACCCCAGAAAATTTAAGCCCGGAACAGCGTAAACAGGGTTTTATTGTGTCGCAGATGGATGAAAAACAACTGGATTCTATCAATCGAGGTCTGGGCATTTTGGTGGCCATTGAGGATGAACAGGTGGCGGCTTTTGTCTGCCTGGCGCGCGCGCATCAGCAGCCTCGCCCGCCGGTAGTCGATGCCATGCTGGAAGCAATAAGCCAGCAACAGTTTCACGGAAAAGCATTGAATGAATTGCGGGTATTTCTTTATGGGCCAGTGTGTATTGATAGCCGTTGGCGGGGAAAAGGTGTGCTGAGCCAACTATTTACCGCCGTTAAAGCCCATGCCTGCAAAGATTTTGATGTCGGAGCCGCCTTTGTTAACCATGATAACCCACACTCACTGGCGGCTCATGTAAAAGGGTTAAATATGACACCGATCTGTGAATTCACTTGCCAGCAACAACATTATCAATTGCTGGTTTTTGCCACCACCGCCTAAGGTTACTCATAAGGGCCATGACGGGCATCGATAGGCAACATAAAGGTATCGACAATCATTGACAGGGGAACGTCGATCACGGTGATGTATTTCCATGCACTATCGCGCATATCCCATTGCACACCGGGGTAATATTGATGCCCCTGTCCCTGGCCCGGCACCGTGCGGCTGATAATACTGCCGCAACCCGATAACAACAAAATACCGGCTCCGAGCATGAAAGTACGGGTTAAGGGAGGCCAGCGGCGGGTCAGTTTAAACATAGGATTCCATCGACTTTTAGTCTTCACAGAAAGCTTTTATATACACAAAAAAACGAGCAATTTATATGCCCGTTTTTTATTTTACTTTAGCGCTATTTCGCGGCGGGTAACGGCTTCATATTATGCGCCAGTGGGCGATAATAGCCGCGCCAGATTTGGTACTGCTCTGGCTGCTGCCAAACTTGCTGGTGCAAACGTGAAATCATGACCGGATCACTGAGCAGCTCCAAGCGCTGTAATTTGGTCAATTTCTCCGGCCCGGTTTCCAAAGCCTGTGTCACCCGCTCACGACGATATTGCTCAATAATCGCACGAGTGTGATGGCGTGCCGTTGCCATCGCGCTGACTAACGCGTTATACGATGGGTTCATCACCGCGTGGAAGAAACCATGACTAAGCGCTCGCTGATGGTTAAGTTTCAGATACTCTTCCGTCGCGACCAGTTCCCGTGGCGGATTATATTCCTCAGGGATCAGGAATAATTTCGCCCGTTTACTGGCCAGCCCCAAGGTACGCCGGCTGGAGAACACCGACACCACCGGAGACAGGATCAGCGAGAAAACGATCGGCGATAACCACCATAAGAAACGCAGATCCAACCAAGCCACGCCGCCTGCCCATACCACACCGAGCAGCAGTTGTGGCCCGTGGCGCACCATAGCTTCACTCCAGGGCGTAGCATCATCATCGCGTTGCGGTGAATTCCACTGTACCGACCAACCGAGGAAAGCACTGACCACAAATACGGTATGGAATAGCATCCGCACCGGGGCCAGTAACACCGAGAACAGCATTTCCGCCAGCATAGACAACAGCAAACGGAGTGCCCCGCCGTACTCTTTCGCCCCCTTAGCCCAGATCAGAATGATACTGAGTAACTTAGGCAAGAACAGCAAGACCAAGGTGGTGGAGAACAACCCAATGGCCAACTCCGGCCGCCACTGAGGCCATACCGGGAACAGTTGACGCGGTTGCAAGAAGTACTGTGGCTCCATCAGGGTATGCACCGCTTGCAAAGCCGTACACAATACCAGGAACATAAACCATAACGGGGCCGACAAATAAGACATCACACCGGTAAGGAATACCGCACGATGCACCGGATGCATACCTTTAACCAAAAA
It encodes the following:
- a CDS encoding aldehyde dehydrogenase family protein — encoded protein: MQRIDKIYINGQFVTPHGEEWFSLYNPATEEVIGQVRLADAEDAKHAIAAAKAALPAFSRTSKAERIALLTRMRDALAARKDDLAEAIIEEYGAPAARSGWMTDFPVMAIESAIEQLKSYEFEKQAGNARVLMTPVGVAGLITPWNSDAGFICGKLATALSAGCTAVIKPSEMSALQTQIVTEALHAAGLPAGVFNIVTGRGEVVGAEMSNSNEVAKISFTGSTATGKAILRSAAESFKRVTLELGGKSPTIILDDANIEEAVPLAIAAGFINSGQACIAGTRILVPESRKVEFETALAQVVSQTHSGNPRDQHTDIGPMVSQKQWERVQHYIQLGIDEGARVLSGGVGRPEGMVRGWCVKPTLFTDVRNDMTIAREEIFGPVLSIISYRDEAEAIAIANDTQYGLSALVLTGNKARGARVAEQIESGRVLINTLEHEPKAPFGGVKHSGIGREMGVWGLEAFLEPKAILAAR
- a CDS encoding VOC family protein, which codes for MSSKPMDLLATGFAQETPVLPQISVMRVARATDNLILISEMYCHGLGFTPLGSFTDHQGFDGAILGHPHHAYHIEFTHHRGTRVGFAPTQDNLLVFYLPDETQWAAQCQQMLAAGFRAVASYNPYWDVSGKTFEDTDGYRVVLQQRAWEL
- a CDS encoding GNAT family N-acetyltransferase yields the protein MKIRPAQPADYPAILQLQSQNTPENLSPEQRKQGFIVSQMDEKQLDSINRGLGILVAIEDEQVAAFVCLARAHQQPRPPVVDAMLEAISQQQFHGKALNELRVFLYGPVCIDSRWRGKGVLSQLFTAVKAHACKDFDVGAAFVNHDNPHSLAAHVKGLNMTPICEFTCQQQHYQLLVFATTA
- a CDS encoding YceK/YidQ family lipoprotein; the protein is MFKLTRRWPPLTRTFMLGAGILLLSGCGSIISRTVPGQGQGHQYYPGVQWDMRDSAWKYITVIDVPLSMIVDTFMLPIDARHGPYE